CCTCGCGTGCCCAGGCCTCGCGCGCCGTCTTCATCTGGAAGCTCACCACCGGGGCGGTGGGTCCGAAGTCGAACGTGCTGAGTCCGTCCGCCCAGCGCGCCGCGCGGTCGATGCTCTTGGCCATCAAGCTGCCCGCGAGGATGGGCGGCCCGCCGGCCTGCACGGGCACGGGGCCCACGGGGAAAGCCCCCGGCACGATGGTCTCTTGGGCCCACACCTGCCGCATGCGCGCGACGCCCTGCTCCATGCGCGTGAGCCGGCGCTTGTCGAACGTGGCGCCCACGGCCTTGTAGTCCTCTTCCCGCCCGCCCACGCCGACTCCCAGCACCACACGGCCGGCAGAGAGCACGTCCAGCGTGGCCACCTGCTTGGCCATGCGCACCGGGTCGTGCATGGGCGACACCATCACGGTGAGCGCGATCTTCACACGCTCCGTGACCGCCGCGGCCGCGCCCAGCGCCGCGATGATGTCGGGGTTGTAGAACGCGACGCGCTCACCCGCGGCAAGCGTGTGGAAGGGGCCCTGGTCGATGGCCCGGCACCACGCGAGGAACGGCTCGCGGTCGAGCCCGGGCGCCATGACGGGGAGGTTCATTCCGATGTGCATCGGTGCGTCCTACCACAGCGCGGCGCGCGCACTCACGCAGGATCGTCGCTGCGGTCCGCCGCGAGGGGCTCCGTGAGCTCGCGGAGCGCGGCGCTGCTCTCCACCGTGAGGGCGGCGGCGGTGAAGATCATCGCGAGCAGCGCGACCGTCTGCATGGCCAGGAGCGGAAGCAGGCCGGCCACGCGGAAGACCACGCAGACGCCGCTGGTGAGCGCCGCGAAGCCGCTGCCCGCGATGGCGAAGCCGCAAGCCAAGGTGGCCTTGCGGAGCAGCCGGGCGCGCTCGAGAGAGCCGGACGTCGTGCCCGCGCGGGGGCTGGAGAGCACGGCGCTCACGCGGAGCTGGACGAGCCAGTGGAGCAGGATGGCGGAGGGGAGCAGGGCCAGCGGCGTGCCCCAAAAGGTTTGGATGGTGAGCTCGTGCACGGGGGAGGAATACCACGCAGCAGCGCCCGGACGTGACCAGTCACGAGGAAGGGAGCGCCTGGTTCGCGAGCTCGTGCAGGAGGACGCGGATGGAAGAGTGGGTGAAGTGCAGGAACTCGGCGCGGGGGAGCTCGAGGAGCAAGGGGATGACCAGGTCTTCTTCGAGCTCGAGGTGCGCGGTGAGCAGCTCTTCATGGCGCCGCAGCGCGTCGGCGGCTTCGCTCGCGTCATGGGCTTCGAAGGCCGCGCGCACGCGCACGTCCACCTCGTGCAGCGCTTCGTGGCCCGTGCGTGCGTCCAGGAACGACACGCCCCAGCGCGCTTCGAGGTAGGGGTACAGCTTCTGCTCCTCGTAAGCCTCGTGGCTGCGCATCGCCTGGATCCAGAGGTCATGGCGGCGCGCCAGCCAGCCGAGATCGGCGCCGTGATCCATGGACTCGGCCTGCACCACCAGCTGGCGGTTGATGGTGCGGAAGTTCGAGTGAGAGCCCAGCAGCAAGAGGTTGCCTGGGTAGTTCGGGTGAGCAGACCACTCGTGGCGAGGGATGGACCTGGCAGGTTCGGCGGCAGGCATGGTCCCGCTGGCGTCGCCGGCGCGTGTGGTTCCATTACACGTGCTAGGCCTGGCCGCGATGCTCTCGACTGACATCGGCCGTGCGCTCCTGATCGCGCTGCTCGCGTACAACGCGCTGGTGGCGGCAGTGTTCGTGCTCGACAAGGGGCTCGCCCGGCGTGGCGCGCGGCGGGTCTCGGAGCGCACGCTGCTGGGGCTCGCAGCCTGCTTCGGTGCCCCGGGGGCGCTCTTGGCGATGCGCGCCGTGCGCCACAAGACGCAGAAGCCACGCTTCCGCATCGGGGTGCCGCTCTTGCTGCTGGCCCAAGCGGGCGCGCTGGGCGCCTGGGTGTTTCTGCGCTAGCTGCCTGCGGGGAGGCGCATGGACACCCGGCAGCCTCCCGCCGGGCTCTGATCGATACGGACGGTCCCGCCGTGTAGCTGCGTGATGCGCTGCACGATGGAGAGGCCCAGACCCGAGCCGCCGGTGGTGCGGCTGCGGCTGCCCTCGAGACGCACGAAGGGCTCGAAGACGCGCTCGCGACACTCAGATGGGATGCCTTCGCCCGTGTCGTCCACGTGGACAATCCACCCTGGTGCACTCGGATCCACTTCCAGCCGGAGCGTTGGAGCGCCGGCATAACGCACCGCGTTGCTGGCCAGGTTGTCGATGGCCCGGAAGAGCAGGCGCTCGTCGCCCCTCACCATCGCGGGCGCGTTCGGCCGGACGACTTGGGCTCCCTCCCAGCGCGAAGCCACGTCGTCCACGAGCTCCGCCAGGTCCACCGGCTTCATGTGCAGCGCGGGCGTCCCCGGCTCGAGGCGGTAGAACTCGAGCAGCTCCTCGGTCAGCTTGCTCATCTCGGTGGTGGTGGAGCGCATCTCCGCGAGGATGCTGGCGCGCGACTTCGCGTCGGGCTCGTTCTCGAGCAGGTCCAGCGTGAAGAGCATGCGCGCCACGGGAGTGCGCATCTCGTGCGAGACCGACTGCAGCAGCTCGCGATGGCGCGCCAGGAGCTCCTGCGAGCGCGCGGCCATCCCGTTGAACGCCTTGGCGATGTCCTGCATCGCGTCCTCGCCACTGACCTCCACGCGTGCACCGAGGTCGCCGGCGATGAAGCGCTCCGCCGTGTCGGAGAGGCGCAGCAGCTGCCGGCGCAGCGGCCAGAGCGCCAGACCGAGCCCGAAGGCAGCAAAGGCCATCAGCAAGATGGTCCCGAGGATGTGACCGCCGATGGGCGTGGGTTCGCCGAGCGGCAGCAGCCCCACCACCACGGAGTCGCGCAGCGGAACGAGCGCCAGAGCCTCGCGCCGATGCGGCGGGCCATGGACCACCACGCCGCCCTGCTCGAGCGTGGCCAGCTCTTCGGGGTCCAGGCGGAGGCGGTCGCGCGGGCGCAGATGCAGGTTGTCGCCCACCCACGGACGCGCCTCTTCGAACACACGGTGTGGGGGTTCTCCGGCGCGCAGGCGTCGGGCGGCCTCCGCCACGAACACCGTGGCGTCGTCCGCTGAAAGACGGCGCCAATGAGGTCTTCGCGGACGATGCCCATGCCGAGGACCTACCCCCCCAGGGCCTCCGCGGTCCGGCCGTCCCTCGATGCCCGGCTGGGCCAGGTGGCCAGGGGGTTCATGACGCCCCTCACGCTCGCGCAGGAAGCGCGGGAGGGAGGCGATGGTGATCATGCCCAGCGCCGTGGCCAGCGCTGCCACGCCCACCGTGAGGTAGATGCGCAGGAACAGCGCCCTCACGAGCGCACCGCGAAGAGGTAACCGCGCCCGTGCACGGTGCGAATCATGGCGTCGCCGCCCAGGTGCTCGCGCAGCTTGCTGCGCAGCTTGGACACGCGCAGGTCGAGGGAGCGGTCGAGGCCGTCGTACGCCACGCCTCGCAGCGCGAGGAAGAGCTCGTCCCGATCGACGACGCGCCCGGCGTTGTCGGCAAAGAACAGCAGCAGGTCGTACTCGGCGCTGGTCAGCGGGATGGGTCCACCGGGGCCAGCGGCCTCTCGTGCGCTGGGCTGCAGCCGCAGCGCACCGAAGCGCCGGTCTGTTCCGCCCCCTTGGCGCTCTCGGCGCAGCAGCGCTCGCACTCGCGCGAGCAGCACCTGGGGGACCACGGGCTTCACCACGTAGTCGTCGGCACCCAGCTCGAGGCCCGTGA
The genomic region above belongs to Sandaracinaceae bacterium and contains:
- a CDS encoding LLM class flavin-dependent oxidoreductase; protein product: MHIGMNLPVMAPGLDREPFLAWCRAIDQGPFHTLAAGERVAFYNPDIIAALGAAAAVTERVKIALTVMVSPMHDPVRMAKQVATLDVLSAGRVVLGVGVGGREEDYKAVGATFDKRRLTRMEQGVARMRQVWAQETIVPGAFPVGPVPVQAGGPPILAGSLMAKSIDRAARWADGLSTFDFGPTAPVVSFQMKTAREAWAREGRETKPYFQVACWYALGADSDAGGAQIVDYLSRYLRFLGPNAHTQMAPMVRARSPEALRTIIRELTDLGVDELLLVPTSVALDQVERVAELIATS
- a CDS encoding DUF1294 domain-containing protein, whose translation is MLSTDIGRALLIALLAYNALVAAVFVLDKGLARRGARRVSERTLLGLAACFGAPGALLAMRAVRHKTQKPRFRIGVPLLLLAQAGALGAWVFLR
- a CDS encoding response regulator transcription factor, whose protein sequence is MHILVVEDDAPLARMMAAALERDGFRVDCEGRGDTAVERIPALSPDLVVLDLMLPGLDGFGVLRALRPQWKGLVLMLTARGDDFDQVTGLELGADDYVVKPVVPQVLLARVRALLRRERQGGGTDRRFGALRLQPSAREAAGPGGPIPLTSAEYDLLLFFADNAGRVVDRDELFLALRGVAYDGLDRSLDLRVSKLRSKLREHLGGDAMIRTVHGRGYLFAVRS
- a CDS encoding HAMP domain-containing protein, yielding MRALFLRIYLTVGVAALATALGMITIASLPRFLREREGRHEPPGHLAQPGIEGRPDRGGPGGVGPRHGHRPRRPHWRRLSADDATVFVAEAARRLRAGEPPHRVFEEARPWVGDNLHLRPRDRLRLDPEELATLEQGGVVVHGPPHRREALALVPLRDSVVVGLLPLGEPTPIGGHILGTILLMAFAAFGLGLALWPLRRQLLRLSDTAERFIAGDLGARVEVSGEDAMQDIAKAFNGMAARSQELLARHRELLQSVSHEMRTPVARMLFTLDLLENEPDAKSRASILAEMRSTTTEMSKLTEELLEFYRLEPGTPALHMKPVDLAELVDDVASRWEGAQVVRPNAPAMVRGDERLLFRAIDNLASNAVRYAGAPTLRLEVDPSAPGWIVHVDDTGEGIPSECRERVFEPFVRLEGSRSRTTGGSGLGLSIVQRITQLHGGTVRIDQSPAGGCRVSMRLPAGS
- a CDS encoding hemerythrin domain-containing protein is translated as MPAAEPARSIPRHEWSAHPNYPGNLLLLGSHSNFRTINRQLVVQAESMDHGADLGWLARRHDLWIQAMRSHEAYEEQKLYPYLEARWGVSFLDARTGHEALHEVDVRVRAAFEAHDASEAADALRRHEELLTAHLELEEDLVIPLLLELPRAEFLHFTHSSIRVLLHELANQALPSS